The following are from one region of the Salvia hispanica cultivar TCC Black 2014 chromosome 1, UniMelb_Shisp_WGS_1.0, whole genome shotgun sequence genome:
- the LOC125199002 gene encoding coronatine-insensitive protein 1-like — translation MEERESKRPNGFSACGGAYHTVGECVIPYVQDPRDRDAVSLVCKRWYEIDAITRKHVTMALCYTATPQRLSRRFPRLESLKLKGKPRAAMFNLIPEDWGGFVTPWVEEIIRSFSRMKVLHFRRMIVKDSDLELLAKSHGKVLEVLRLDKCSGFSTDGLLLLGRFCTNLRNLLLEESSIIEKDGEWLNEFARNNTVLESLNFYMTDLVKVRSRDLEQIARRCPKLASMKISDCDVSDLIDFFRAAASLEEFCGGSFSEPPGQVGEGVFNEQLERYSNVVFPNKLCRLGLTYLGKTELPIVYPVSSRLKKLDLLYALLDTEGHYQLLQKCPNLEILETRNVIGDRGLEILGEFCKKMKRLRIERGADEQDMEDVEGVVSQRGLMALAQGCLELEYLAVYVSDITNASLECMGTYSKNLCDFRLVLLDREERITDLPLDNGVRSLLMGCHKLRRFALYLRPGGLSDVGLSYIGQYSRNVRWMLLGYVGESDEGLLEFSKGCPSLQKLEMRGCCFSERALAMAALQLTSLRYLWVQGYRASANGRDLLAMVRPNWNIELIPSRQVVVQDLEGGPIVAEHPAHILAYWSLAGPRTDFPSTVRPLAP, via the exons ATGGAGGAGAGGGAATCGAAGAGACCTAACGGCTTCAGCGCCTGCGGCGGCGCGTACCACACGGTGGGGGAGTGCGTGATCCCGTACGTGCAGGACCCGCGCGACCGGGACGCGGTGTCGCTGGTGTGCAAGCGGTGGTACGAGATCGACGCCATCACGCGCAAGCACGTGACGATGGCGCTCTGCTACACCGCCACGCCGCAGCGGCTGTCGCGGCGCTTCCCGCGCCTGGAGTCGCTGAAGCTCAAGGGGAAGCCGCGCGCGGCGATGTTCAACCTGATTCCCGAGGATTGGGGCGGATTCGTGACCCCCTGGGTGGAGGAGATTATCAGGTCGTTTTCGAGGATGAAGGTGCTCCACTTCCGGCGTATGATTGTCAAGGATTCAGATCTCGAGCTGCTCGCGAAATCGCACGGGAAGGTTCTCGAAGTTTTGAGGCTGGATAAGTGCTCTGGTTTCTCTACCGATGGGCTCTTGCTCCTAGGCCGATTTTGCAC GAATTTGAGAAACTTGCTATTGGAAGAGAGCTCAATAATTGAGAAAGACGGAGAATGGCTGAATGAGTTTGCAAGGAACAATACAGTTCTTGAAAGTTTGAATTTCTACATGACTGATCTCGTGAAAGTCAGATCTAGAGATCTTGAACAGATTGCAAGAAGATGCCCAAAGTTGGCCTCAATGAAAATTAGTGATTGCGATGTCTCAGACCTTATAGACTTTTTCCGTGCTGCAGCTTCGTTAGAAGAGTTCTGTGGGGGATCTTTTAGTGAGCCCCCTGGACAGGTTGGTGAAGGTGTTTTTAATGAGCAATTGGAAAGGTATTCCAACGTTGTATTCCCTAATAAGCTATGCCGCTTGGGTCTTACTTACTTGGGGAAAACAGAATTGCCCATTGTATATCCTGTCTCTTCCCGACTTAAAAAATTGGATCTCCTTTATGCTCTGCTGGATACTGAAGGCCACTATCAGTTACTGCAAAAATGCCCTAACCTGGAAATTCTTGAG ACAAGAAACGTCATTGGAGACAGAGGATTGGAGATTCTGGGTGAATTCtgcaagaaaatgaaaagactGAGGATAGAGCGTGGAGCCGATGAACAAGACATGGAAGATGTCGAAGGTGTGGTCTCCCAGAGAGGACTGATGGCTCTGGCACAAGGATGTCTCGAATTGGAGTACTTGGCTGTGTACGTGTCCGATATCACAAATGCATCACTGGAGTGCATGGGAACATACTCGAAAAACCTATGCGACTTTCGGTTGGTCTTACTGGACAGAGAGGAAAGAATCACAGATCTCCCTCTCGACAATGGAGTCCGGTCTCTATTAATGGGTTGCCACAAACTGAGGAGGTTTGCATTATATCTACGGCCCGGTGGCCTGAGCGACGTGGGTCTGAGCTACATAGGCCAGTACAGCCGCAACGTGAGATGGATGCTTCTGGGATACGTAGGAGAGTCAGACGAAGGCCTGTTGGAGTTCTCAAAGGGTTGCCCGAGCCTGCAGAAGCTGGAGATGAGAGGGTGTTGCTTCAGCGAGCGTGCACTGGCAATGGCAGCCCTCCAGCTGACTTCTCTGCGGTACTTGTGGGTGCAGGGGTACCGAGCATCAGCAAACGGCCGCGATCTGCTGGCAATGGTGAGGCCGAACTGGAACATAGAGCTGATACCATCGAGACAAGTCGTAGTGCAGGACCTGGAAGGAGGGCCGATAGTGGCGGAGCATCCAGCGCACATACTCGCGTATTGGTCCCTTGCCGGCCCGAGAACAGATTTTCCATCAACTGTGAGGCCCTTGGCACCTTGA